The following is a genomic window from Spirochaetota bacterium.
ATTCATGGTCCGGTTTACGGGCATGATGTCTTTTTCTACCGCTTCGATTATATTCATGGCTTTTCTCCTTCTTTTCTCCCTTCGATATACCGTGTAAACAAATCCGGCCGCGCGACCCGGGTCTTCTCTATGCTCTGTTCCAGTCTCCACTTCCGGATCCTGCCATGATCGCCGGAGAGAAGAATATCGGGAACCTTGAGTCCCTCGAATTCCGCCGGCCGCGTGTACTGCGGATACTCCAGCAGGCCGTTTTCGAAACTCTCCTCCTGAAGCGATTCCTCGTTCGACATGAACCCGGGAACGTATCGGGCGACACAATCGAGGATCACCATCGCGGCATACTCTCCGCCTGAAAGCACGTAATCGCCCACTGAAATCTCGTCGCGGACGAATCGCTCGACCACACGCTGGTCCACCCCTTCATAGCGCCCGCATATTATGCACAGGTCTTCTTCCCGTGCAAGCTCTTTTACGAGCTCCTGGTTGAGAACCCGGCCGCCCGGGGTTGTGAGGATAACCCGGGTCCGCTGCGTGGTGATGGCCCCAAGTGCCTTGAACAGCGGTTCGGGCTTAAGCACCATGCCGCTTCCGCCGCCAAACGGATAATCGTCACATCGACCAAACCGGTCCTCGGAATAGGCCCGGAGGTTGACGACCTCGACGCCGAGTATTCCATCTCCGATCGCACGTCCCAGAAGGCCCGTTTCAAGCGGGCTTCGGAAAAATTCGGGAAACAGCGTGAGGATCCTGATCACCGCCACATCCCTACCCGTCGTTCCCATCCATCGTGGTGCCGTCGTTCGCGTTCTCGATCATCCCCTCGATGGGATGGATATCGATCCGCTTCCGGGCAATGGCTGCTGTATCCACGATATCGTCCACAAAGGGTATGAATATCTCCATGCCCTTTTTGTCCTCTATGATAAGGATCTCCCCCGCCCCAGCTTCGAAAATATCCTTAACTACGCCGAACGGAACGCCATCCCGGAAAACTTCACAGCCGATAAGGTCGAAATAATAAAACGAACCGTCTTCGAGGAACCGCCGAGTCTCCTCGGCTGTCTTCCTTTCGATGTATATCGTTTGTCCCTTCAGCGAGAGCGCGTCGTCGCGGTCTTCGAGTCCCTCCAGGGTGAGGAGACATTCCCTTCCCCCCGAGACGTGGAATCCGCTTATCGTGAATTCCCTGCAGGCAGGTTCGTTTCCCAGATATACGGTGTTTCCCTTTTCAAAACGCTCCGGGATGTCGGACAGCATTAATATTTTAAGCCGTCCCTGAAGGCCGTGAGCGCCGATAATTCTTCCTATTCTTAAAAGCTCTTTCCCGCTCAATCGAGAATTTCCAGCACCACGCGCTTCCCGGATTTTGTTGCAGATGCGTTGATTATCGTTCTTATCGCCCTGGCGATGCGGCCGTGCTTGCCTATCACCTTCCCAATGTCCTCTTTCGTCACCTTGAGCTCAAGGATGGTCGATTTCTCACCTTCCACTTCCCTGATGTGAACCTCCTCGGGATGGTCAACCAGCGACTTCACCAAATATTCGACCAGGTCCTTGTAATTCATAGCCGCCTCCCGGGGGTATTATTGCGCGCTTTTATACTTTTTCCACACCCCTGTCTTCTTGAGAAGTCGCTCTATGGTAGCTGTCGGTTGGGCCCCTTTCCTGAGCCAGTCGATCACGCGCTCTTCATTCACCGTAAACTGGTTTCCCGCGGATATAGGTTGATACTGCCCCACGTTTTCAATGGTGCTGCCGTCCCTGCGTTGTCTCTCGTCCATCACCACGACTTTATAGAAGGGCTTCTTCTTGGTACCAACCCTCTGCAAACGAATCTTAACCGACACGATGCTACCTCCTCACATAATTAGGGGATGATTATTTCTCCGGCCCTGTTTTTGTCAATACAAAATACGACACGCCGGTATTAATGCCGTCTTGGGGCAATTCGGGTTATTTATCCGGAAATAGCGCGCTCTTTCAGCCTGGTGACGTTTTCGTTCACCCTGCCGCCCGTAAAGGCCGCGCTGCCGGCGACTATGCATCGCGCGCCCGCCGAGACCACTTCCCGTATATTATCCTGGGATATCCCGCCGTCAACCTGGATTAGTGTATCTGCGCCCCGGCCTATACCCGCGAGGTGCGCGGCAAGCCTCTTAATGCGCCCGATGGCGCCGCCCATGAATTTTTGGCCGAAAAACCCGGGGTCGACGGACATGACGAGCACCAGGTCGGCATATTCACAGAGGTCATACGCCGATTCCACCGGGGTGGCCGGATTGAGCGCGAGTCCCGCACGAACGCCGGCGGCGCGGATCACTTGCAACAGCCGCGCGGGAAACCTGGTACTTTCGTAATGTATGGTCACGCACCAGGGCTTGAGCTCAAGGTAGCGCTCTATGCTCGCCTCGGGGTCGGTTATCATGAGGTGTACGTCCAGCGGAATCCCGGAGTGCCCGGCGAGGTCCCTGATATACGCGGGACCGAACGTCAGGTTGGGAACGAAATGCCCGTCCATCACGTCGATATGGAGGAGGTCGACCACGGCGGGATCGAATTCCCGCACGAGGGCTCCCATCACGGAGAGGTCCGCGGCGATGAGCGAGGGGGAGATGAGCACTCCCCTGCCTGGGTCAATCCGCGTCAACCTTGATCACCTTGATTACTTTCTTGTCCTGGACGATGCTCACCCGCGAGTCCCCCGACCGGAAAAAGACGAAGTCGATCTTCTGGCCCGGCTCCATCACCTTCGAAAACGCGATCCGCTTCGTCGCGTTGTCCTCGACGTACGCTTCCAGGAGCCCCGTCTTGATAGTGCGGGGAACCGTGAATTCGACGCGCTCGTATGCGTTGTACTCGCGCTCCTTGCGTTTGAAGTGCGCGATCTTGAGTTTCGCGACATCGCCCCGTTTGATTTCGGCGGCCTTCGCGGGATTCTGGGCCTCGATTATGCCGCTCTTTTCGGGCTGCCCGGTTTCGACGACCTCCTGGTCGATCTGCATCCCCTTCGAAAGAAGGAGGTCGATACACAGGTTCACCGACTGGCCGGTGACGTCCGGCATCTTCATGTCGCCCTCGGTCCTGCCGGCCGAGACGAGAAGGTTGATGCGCCGGTCGGGCATGATCTTTTCGCCGGGCTTGGGGCTCTGGTCTATCACGATGTTGTCCGCGGTCTTGTCGGAGGGTACGTACGAGATGACGCCCGCCCCGATGGTGAGCGTTCGGTCGTGGATGTGCAGATTCTTGAGCTTGTTGAGCGCGAAGGGAAGCTCCATTCCGGCAAGGTTGGGCACATCCAGGATGAGCTTGCTGCGGCTCACCACGAGCACGACCCGGCGGCCTTCGTAGACGATCTCGCCCGCCTCGGGGTCCTGCTCAAGGACGGTGCCGTTGTCGATCTCGTAGATGTCACGGAACTTGATCTCCGGCTTAAGCCCTTTGCGCATGAGGCTGTTATATACCTCGTTGAACTGCTTGCCCACGACACCCGGCACCTTGACTTCCTTGTCGGGCCGCGTAAGGAAGAGCAGCACAATCGATGATATAAAGAAGAAAAAGGTGAACCCCACGAAAAATATGAGGGCCATGCGCCCCACCGATTTGAAATAGGTGTAGCGAACCTCCGGAGGAGTTCCCTGCGAGCCGTCCTTGCGTAGTTTCATCGTGTATCCGTCCGCCGAGTGAATGCAGTTTGCCGCGCGCCCGGCCGGGGTTTGATGCTGGAGGGCCGCAACGAGCGATAGAGGGTATCAAAGATAAGCGCGCACGTTTCGTCAAGCATTATTATCGGCCCCCCTGCCGTGCACAAAAAGCGATCCTGCCTGCGGACGGAATTTATCTTGACTCGGGAGATCGACCGGGTACAGTATTCACACTTTAACGCACACAATAAGAACTGAACATGCAAATAAAGGATCTGCTCTCCGGCAGGGTATTCACGCTTTCCAACTTTCTTTCGATTTCGCGGATACTCTTATCCCCCTTCGTGGGGTATATGTTTCATATGGAAAAAGCGACGGGCGACGTCACCTACCGGCTTTATTCGCTCGGGCTGATCTGCATCATCATAGCGACCGATTTCCTGGACGGCTTCCTCGCACGCGCCCTGAACCAGGTTTCGCGGCTGGGCCAGTTTATCGATCCCCTGGCGGACAAGATTACCGCGATCATCATGGGGGCGCTCGTGTGCTATTACAAGGAATTCCCCCTTTGGGTGCTCCTGGCGGTCATGACACGCGACGCCTACTCCGTGATCGGCGGCATACTGCTCTTCACCAGGAAAGACATCCAGGGGCGCCCGAACATGTTCGGGAAAATGATGGTGGTGTCGATCGGGTTCTCGGGGCTCATTTACGTGCTGGAAACGCACGTGGAGATACTCGGCATTTCGCTGCGGCATATCTCCATCTTCCTGATCCTATTCTTCCTGGTGCTCTCGACGCTGGAATACTGGAGAACATACTCGAAGGTCTATTTTGAGAAAAAGCGGTAAGGTTTACGCTGCCTTCATAATTATCCTTTTCCTGCCCCGTTCCCTCTTTTCCGAACATAATATCTCCATTCCCGTCCTGAATATTGACGGGAAGGACTACGTTTCCCTGCACGCGCTTTCCGCGGGGACGGCGTCGGACGCGTCCCTGGACCTCGTCACGCAGCGCGGCAAACTTTTCCGCGGCACCCACGTCACGGTGTTCCAGCCGGGAATGACTATACTTCTCGTGGACGGCCGCCTTTCGCGCTCCCCCTACCCGGTGCGCCGGCGTGAAGGGGAGATCCTGCTTCCCGAAAAGGCCGCGCGGGAAATTATCCTTTCATTTTTCCCGGGGAGAACCTGCACGCGCACCCGGAACAGCCTTGAATGCGCCCTCCCGCCCGAAAAGAACGGCAGGCAGGCCGACGAATCCGGGGTACCGGTGCGGACGACGCCGGACCGGCACAACGACCGCATCGCCTTCATCATCCTGGATCCCGGCCACGGCGGGAGGGACCCCGGTGCGATCGGCAAGGGCGGGGTGCAGGAGAAGGGCATTACGCTTTCCGTGACCCGAAAGCTCGAGAAGCTCATGCGTGCGAATTTCAAGGGGATACGGGTGGTGCTCACCCGATCAAGCGACACGTTCCTGGAACTGGGAAGGCGCACCGAGATCGCAAACTCCCATTTGAAGAACGGGGAGAACGGCATATTCGTAAGCGTCCACGTGAACGCCTCCGTCTCGCCCCGGATCAGCGGGTACGAGACCTACTTTCTCTCCCAGAATCCGTCCAACGAGGAGGCGCGTGCGACGTCGGCGCTCGAAAACAACGTGGTGATCCTCGAGGA
Proteins encoded in this region:
- the trmD gene encoding tRNA (guanosine(37)-N1)-methyltransferase TrmD; this encodes MGTTGRDVAVIRILTLFPEFFRSPLETGLLGRAIGDGILGVEVVNLRAYSEDRFGRCDDYPFGGGSGMVLKPEPLFKALGAITTQRTRVILTTPGGRVLNQELVKELAREEDLCIICGRYEGVDQRVVERFVRDEISVGDYVLSGGEYAAMVILDCVARYVPGFMSNEESLQEESFENGLLEYPQYTRPAEFEGLKVPDILLSGDHGRIRKWRLEQSIEKTRVARPDLFTRYIEGRKEGEKP
- the rimM gene encoding 16S rRNA processing protein RimM, translated to MCNKIREARGAGNSRLSGKELLRIGRIIGAHGLQGRLKILMLSDIPERFEKGNTVYLGNEPACREFTISGFHVSGGRECLLTLEGLEDRDDALSLKGQTIYIERKTAEETRRFLEDGSFYYFDLIGCEVFRDGVPFGVVKDIFEAGAGEILIIEDKKGMEIFIPFVDDIVDTAAIARKRIDIHPIEGMIENANDGTTMDGNDG
- a CDS encoding KH domain-containing protein, coding for MNYKDLVEYLVKSLVDHPEEVHIREVEGEKSTILELKVTKEDIGKVIGKHGRIARAIRTIINASATKSGKRVVLEILD
- the rpsP gene encoding 30S ribosomal protein S16, which encodes MSVKIRLQRVGTKKKPFYKVVVMDERQRRDGSTIENVGQYQPISAGNQFTVNEERVIDWLRKGAQPTATIERLLKKTGVWKKYKSAQ
- the rpe gene encoding ribulose-phosphate 3-epimerase; amino-acid sequence: MTRIDPGRGVLISPSLIAADLSVMGALVREFDPAVVDLLHIDVMDGHFVPNLTFGPAYIRDLAGHSGIPLDVHLMITDPEASIERYLELKPWCVTIHYESTRFPARLLQVIRAAGVRAGLALNPATPVESAYDLCEYADLVLVMSVDPGFFGQKFMGGAIGRIKRLAAHLAGIGRGADTLIQVDGGISQDNIREVVSAGARCIVAGSAAFTGGRVNENVTRLKERAISG
- a CDS encoding PASTA domain-containing protein, which produces MKLRKDGSQGTPPEVRYTYFKSVGRMALIFFVGFTFFFFISSIVLLFLTRPDKEVKVPGVVGKQFNEVYNSLMRKGLKPEIKFRDIYEIDNGTVLEQDPEAGEIVYEGRRVVLVVSRSKLILDVPNLAGMELPFALNKLKNLHIHDRTLTIGAGVISYVPSDKTADNIVIDQSPKPGEKIMPDRRINLLVSAGRTEGDMKMPDVTGQSVNLCIDLLLSKGMQIDQEVVETGQPEKSGIIEAQNPAKAAEIKRGDVAKLKIAHFKRKEREYNAYERVEFTVPRTIKTGLLEAYVEDNATKRIAFSKVMEPGQKIDFVFFRSGDSRVSIVQDKKVIKVIKVDAD
- a CDS encoding CDP-alcohol phosphatidyltransferase family protein; protein product: MQIKDLLSGRVFTLSNFLSISRILLSPFVGYMFHMEKATGDVTYRLYSLGLICIIIATDFLDGFLARALNQVSRLGQFIDPLADKITAIIMGALVCYYKEFPLWVLLAVMTRDAYSVIGGILLFTRKDIQGRPNMFGKMMVVSIGFSGLIYVLETHVEILGISLRHISIFLILFFLVLSTLEYWRTYSKVYFEKKR
- a CDS encoding N-acetylmuramoyl-L-alanine amidase, with product MRKSGKVYAAFIIILFLPRSLFSEHNISIPVLNIDGKDYVSLHALSAGTASDASLDLVTQRGKLFRGTHVTVFQPGMTILLVDGRLSRSPYPVRRREGEILLPEKAAREIILSFFPGRTCTRTRNSLECALPPEKNGRQADESGVPVRTTPDRHNDRIAFIILDPGHGGRDPGAIGKGGVQEKGITLSVTRKLEKLMRANFKGIRVVLTRSSDTFLELGRRTEIANSHLKNGENGIFVSVHVNASVSPRISGYETYFLSQNPSNEEARATSALENNVVILEEKKPGSGRDDAEHMEAMMLTTQIQKESSMLAETMQAELARLLTDHKARGVRKADFFVLRGSLMPAILVEIGFITNSAERASLQKDAYQDRVAEALYHGVAAFLKKYNSGSKNK